From Candidatus Binatia bacterium:
CGCGATCGCGCTGGCCGCCTGCGCGGGTCACGGCGTCGTTCCGACGGCGCAGAGCCCGATGGCGCAACTTGCGACCGGCGGCGCTATGGCGCCGCTCGCGCTGAAGACCTGCGCGACCAGCCCGCCGCAATACGAGTGGATTTACGGCGGCGCTTGCCAGACGATTACGTTGAAGCCGACCGGTGCGAGCTTCAGCCTCGGAGAGTACCAGAACATCACCGTCAAGGGTTCGATCGGCAAGAACAGCACCAAAGGAACCGCGAACGTCGTTATCGCCGACGCGATCGACAAGAACGGCGACATCTCGAAGTATAAGGGTGGGGCGTTCCCCGCGTACAAAGCGAACGGCACGACCTACGTCTACGCCGCCGCGATCAACCAGAGCACGCAGACGATCAAGCCGATCACCGTGAAGAATAAGCCGGTGCTCCAGTACGTCGTCACCGATTCGAAGGGATTCGGCAGCGCTAACAAATGCGGCGCGGCCGTGCTGACCTTCCAGAAGAACGGCAAGCCGCTCTGGGAGCCGTTGCCTGCAAGCGGCACGATCAAGGGCAATACCGCAACGATCAGTCAGTACACGGTGCCCAGCAACTTTGAGTTCCCCCCGAAGATCCCGCTCTACTTCGGCGTGAACTGCTACAAGCAGTAGCGCGCGCCACGCAAGTCTCGAGAACCCCGCCTCGGCGGGGTTCTTCTTTTCCGCCGCCAATCTAACTGACGCTCATGCCGAAGACGAGAGAGTGGCACTGGTACGTCGAGGAGTTCTCGCCCGCCGAGCGGCACCATCACGCCGTAGACGAGCTCCTCTACTCCGGCCGCTCGGATTTCCAGCAGGTCGCCGTGCTGCGCTCGCCGGTCTTCGGTAAGATGCTCGTCCTCGACGGCGATACGCAGAGCGCGCAGGCCGACGAACGGATCTACCACGAGACGCTCGTCCATCCGGCGCTGGCCGGCGCCCCGGGCGCAAGCGAAGTGCTCGTCATCGGCGGCGGCGAGGGCGCGACGCTCCGGGAAGCCCTGCGCTCGCCCCGCGTGAAGCGCTGCACGATGGTGGATATCGACGGGCTCGTCGTCGAGCTTTCGAAGAAGCATCTGCCCGAGTGGTCGGCCGGAGCGTTCGACGACCCGCGGGCGCGCGTGATCGTCGGCGACGCGCTCGAGTTTCTCCAATCGAACGAGGATCGGTACGGCGTCGTCATCTCCGATCTCACCGAGCCGCTGGCCGACTCGCCGAGCAATCCGCTCTTCAACGACGGCGTCTTCCGGCTGATCAAGTCGCGCCTCGCCGGGGGCGGCGTCTACGTGCTGCAGGCGTCGACCGCGGCCGTCCACAATGCGGCGCTCCACTGCAAGATGGCGCGCACGCTGCGCAAGCATTACGAACACGTCGTCTCCTTCACGACGCACGTGCCCGCGTTCGATACCGAGTGGGCATTCCTCGCCTGCAGCGACGCGGTCGATCTCGCGCGGCTCGACCGCGAAGCAATCGAGGCCCATTGCGCGGCGCTGCGCGGCGAGAGTTTCTTTTACGATGCGATCACGCACGAACGGCTCTTCGCGCTGCCGCTCTTCCTGCGCCGGATGCTTGCGGCCGGCGGGGATACGTTCTGAGCGGACGAAAGCCGGCACGAGGAGAGGATCATGACGACTGACTTTTCGCACGCACCGCGTGCCTGGGAGAAAGAGAAGAGCAACTTCGTCGCGCTCTTGGATCTGAAGCTCGAGAGCGTTGAGCACGGTAGGGCCGTCATGCGCATGCCCTACCGCGACGAGGTCGCCAACGGGACGGGCGCGGTTCACGGCGGCGCGATCGTCAGCCTCTGCGACACGGTCTTCTACGTGGCGCTCGCCTCGATCTACGGCCGCGATCAAGAGACGACGACCGTCGCCCTCCAGTGCAACTTCCTCGCGCCGGCGCGTCCGCCCCACGATCTCGTCGCCGAAGCGAAAGTCCTGCGCGCCGGGCGCCGGATCGTCTACGGTGAGGTCTACGTCCGCAGCGGCGAGAAGATTGTCGCGCACGCGACGCTGGACTTCCTCAACTCCTACCCCGACGAAAAGCCAAAGCGAGTCTCGCCCTGAGCGGAGTCGAAGGGGTGAAACGCACGGCGCTCTACGACGATCACGTGCGGGCGGGCGCCCGGCTCGTGCCATTCGGCGGTTTCGAGATGCCCGTGCAGTACTCGGGGATCCTCAAGGAGCACGACGCCGTGCGCGCGCGCGCGGGGCTCTTCGATCTCTCCCACATGGGGCAGTTCTGGCTGACCGGCGACGACGTCGCGAGTTGGGCCGACGGGCTGACGATCAACGCGGTCGCGACGATGAAGCCGCAGCAGGCGCGCTACAATATCTTCTGCAACGACGACGGCGGCGCGCACGACGACACGATCTTCTATCGGCTCGACGACGGCTGGCTGCTCGTCGTCAACGCGTCGAACGCCGGCAAGATGTGGGCGCACCTCAATGCCTACCTTCCCAACGGCGGCGTCGCGCTCGAGAATCGGCACGGCACCCACGCGCTCGTCGCGATCCAGGGGCCGCGCTCGGTAGAGATGCTCCAGCCGCACGCCGACGTGGATCTCGCGGCGATGCGCTATTACTTCTGCGCGCGCGGGAACGTGAACGGTTCGCCGGCGCTCATCGCCCGCACCGGTTATACCGGCGAGGACGGCTTCGAGCTCTTCGTCCGAAACGAGGATGCGCCGCACCTCTGGGAGGCGCTGCTGCGCGATCACGGCGAGGAGGGACTGGTGCCGTGCGGCCTCGGCGCTCGCGACGTCCTGCGTCTCGAGGCTGGGATGCCGCTCTACGGACACGAGCTGACGGAAGAGATCACGCCGGTTCAGGCGGGGCTGACCTGGGCGATCAAACTCGACAAGCCGCACTTCATCGGCAAAGAGGCGCTCGCGCGGCAGAGCGAGCTTGGAGAGTACTCGCGCATCGTGGGGCTCGTCATGGACGGCCGCGCGCCGGCTCGCGAGGGATATCGCGTCTTGCTCGACGGAGAGAGCGTCGGCTCGATTCGAAGCGGCTCGATCGCGCCGTCGGTCGGAAACAAGAGCGTCGCGACCGCGCTCGTCGCGCCGAAGGCCGCAACGGTCGGGACGCGGCTCGAGGTCGAAATTCGCGGCACGCTGCACGGCGCGACGGTCGCGCCGCTGCCGTTCTATAAACGCGCGAAGTAATTCGGAGGGAGAAGAGGTGGCGTTACCGGGGGATCTGCTCTACAGCAAGGAGCACGAATGGGCGAAGGTCGAGGGCGACGTGGCGACGATCGGGGTGACGGATTACGCGCAGAGCGCGCTCGGCGATATCGTCTACGTCGAGCTGCCGAAGGTCGGCGCGCAGATCGATCAGTTCGGCAACGTGGGCGTCGTCGAGTCGGTGAAGGCGGTCTCGGATCTCTTCACGCCGCTCTCCGGCGAGGTCGTCGCGGTTAACGAGGCGCTCGAGGCCGATCCCGCCGCCGTCAATCGCGAGCCGTACGGCGCAGGCTGGTTGTTGCGCGTTCGCTTGCGCGATCCTGACGAGACCGCAAAGCTCCTCTCGCCGGCAGAGTACGAAGAGATCGCGACCGATTGACGGCGAGACGTCAACCGGTCGCGGATCTCCGTGGGGAACGCGGCGTTAGGAAGAGGCCGCGGCGGCCGCCCCGATCGGATGCGTCAGACCGTTGGTAATCGTCACCGGCTGCTGCGATCCGGTCAGATCGATGACCGTTACGAAGCCGGAGGTGCCGGTCTGAACGTTTCCGCAGCTGGGGACCGCGAGGAACTGACCGCCGATCGTTAGGAAGAGCGGCGCGTTGAACGATCCCGTCACGTTACCGGTATACGTCCAGGTGCCGCCGACGTTAGCGTAGATCGCCACGTCGTTGTTGCACGGATCCGACGCGTACATCTTTCCCGACGAGTCGAAGGCCAATCCCCAGGCCTGCGCGTTGTTCGAGAGCGTCTGCGTGATCCACAGCGTCGGGTTGATGTTCTGACCGACGGTGTAGGCGCTCCCCGAGCAGCCGCCCGCAAACGGCACCGCCGTCAGCGTGCTCGACGTGGCCCACATGGCGCTCTCCGTCACGGCCGGGTTGATGGCGATGCCTTCGTTCAACTGCGACGGCGCTCCGAGGCCGCCGATGCCGAGCGCCGGCTTGGAGCTCCCGACTTGGAACTCCATGATCTGCTGCGTGTATCCGTTCGACGCGTTGCCTCGATCGGCAACGTAGAGGACGCCGTTCGCCACGGCGACGTCGGTGGGATGGGCGAGCCCTTGCGAGTAGGTCTTCACCAGCGGCGTGCCGCCGGCGCCGAACTCGAGCACGTCGCCGCCGCTTCCATTGGCGACGTAGACGTTGCCCGACGAGTCGACGGCTGCGCCTTCGACGTCGGAGAGGCTCGTCGTTACCGTGCGCACCGGCGCCGGGTTGGCCTGTCCGGCCGCGTAGACTTGCAGTTGCGACGCGCCCTGCGCGTTTCTGTTCGTGACGTAGACGTAACCGCCGGCACCGCTTGGCGATTCCGCCTTTTGGGGCGATGCGTGCCGAACCTGAGGAACGAATGTGGACTGTCCCCCGCCGTTCGTGCACCCGGCGAGGATTGCGACTGCCGCGAGGGTCGAGAGGCATGCGGCGTGACGTGACTCGGATTTCATTTTTTTCGGTTGCTCCTTGGCGAGAAGACAAAAGCGAATCGTTTTGTCATCGCCAATGATGCCGCGATGCCGAAACCGGCGTAACGCACAACAACACGAATGGCGGCGCACATCGCAGCCGAGCGGCGCTTCGTGGGGGCGTGTGATGAATTCGTGTGGGCGTGCGGGTTGCACAAAAGCGAGACGCCCGCGCGTTATGCGCGGGCGTCTCGCCGGCCGGCCGTGTCGAAAACTACCGGCAGTGGACCGTTTGGTCGAACATCATGCTGCGAATCTGCAACCGATCGGCATCGGTCAGGTCGGCGTCGGCATAGAGGTCGTTGGTGACGACGTGGAAGACGTAGGCCTCTTCGACCGTCGGGAACTCGCCGCACGGCATCTCCCAGTAGCGGACGTAGAAGCGCACGCGCCAGTCGACCGAACGGTGCTCGAACGATCGCAGCGTGCCGTCGGCGCGCTCGCAGGCGACGACTTTGGCAAAGTTCTGCGAGAAGATCTCGCAGTGCGGTCCCTGATGCGTCCCGAGGGCCCCGGCGAGAAGTATCGGCGTTATCATGATCGTGAAGCTCCTGTGGAAGGCGGCGATTGGGTCGAGCCGATCATCCCGCCGCCGGCCTCCGCATTGAACGGACACTCATACAAGCGACTCGCACACCCGGGTGTGTGTGGGTGCGAGCGGCGACCAATCACGGGCTCGCAGGGAACGGCAAGAGCCGAAAAAGCAAGCGCGGCCTCGCCATAGCGAAGCCGCGCGTGCGGGACGGTTACCAAGGCGGCTACTCCGCGATGCTTACCGACTGACCGGTGGTGGACGCCGGTCCCAGTTTGAGGCTCATTGCGGGATCGCCGCCGCCGGGATAGGTCCAGAAGTCGAACGTGCCGGTGCAATCGTGATTGCTGCCGAGAACGATGCGCCCCTGTTGGTCGTTGACGGGCGTGTTCTTCGTGCCGACGATGAACGGCGAGAGAACGTCCGTGTCGCCGGCGTCGCACGAGTCCGCAAGGAACGACGCGCTGACGACCTTGAGCTTGCGCCGGGGCCCGGAGGCTGCGACGACGCGATAGATTGCCGTGCGGGCGTGGAAGTCGTAACGCTGATCGGTCAGCGTCATGTACTTGCCGTCCCACATGGCGCCGCCCGGGAACCGGATGGCGGGTACGAGCGAGATCGGCCTGAGATGAACGTCGCTCGTGCGGCGGATGTAGACGTGCGTGAGATCGCCGTCCTTGCACTCGACGAAAAGGTTGCCCTTATCGTCGTAGCCGGGAGGAAACGGCACCGGGCAGACGTCGTAGCGAGCCGTCAGCGTCCGCGCGCCTCTCCAGATCGTGAGCTCGCCCTTCGGATTCGAGGGACCGGGCTGCTCGGCGACGGCGAGATCGCCGTTAGACGAGACCGAGCATCCGACCGGGTAGGCTGCGGTGTGCAGGACGACGATCGGATCGCTCACGCCGTGCGCGAACCTGAGGAGCGTGCGAGAGTTCGTGCTGGCGACCCAGACGTGGCCGTCCGGCTCGACGCACTGACCCGAGGGATGGTCGAACCCCGTCATGAGCCCCACCGTCTTACCGGTGGAGTAGTCGTAGACGGAGACGACATTGGTTGCCGCGTCGGAGACGTAGAGCAACTCCTTCGTGGCTGCGGCGTCGGGGGACATCCACGCCCGGAAGTTTGCGTTCGGCTGCGTGCCGCCGAGCGGCGAGAGGCGGGCCTGCGGATCGCCGGCGGGCGGGAGCGCAGACGTCCCCGCCATCTGTCCCGAGCACGCCGCGAGCATCGCAGCGCCCGCGTAAATGACGATGGCCGTGCGGGCCACCTTGACGATTGAGTTCATGCGAATCTCTCCTTCAACAGTTGGCAAAGGCACGTGCCTTCACCCGAATGCATCATGCCGCGCGAGAGCGTGGTGCCGTAACGCACAAGCGAACAACTCACCCGCACACTTGGGATGTGTGGGTGAAGTACGGCCCTTGGCGAAGAGTCTCGTCGCGATGGAGAACGCAGGCGGAGCCCCCAGCTCCCCGGCCTTTGGTATGCTCCTGCGCCACCACCGACTCGCAGCCGGACTCTCGCAGGAGGCCCTGGCCGAGCGCGCTCGGATCAGCACGAACGGGGTCAGTGCGCTCGAACGCGGCTACCGCCGCACGCCGCAGCGCGAGACGCTGGCGCTGCTGGCATCGGCGCTCGCGCTAACCCCCGAAGAGCTGCGCGAGTTCGAAGCGGCGGCCGCGCACTCGGCGCACGCGGCGCACGAGGAGACGCCGGCTCTGCCGACCGCGCTGACGAGCTTCATCGGGCGCGAGACGCAGGTCGCCGAGATCGTCGCGCTCGCGCGTCGGCACCGCCTCGTGACGGTGACGGGCTCGGGCGGCGTCGGCAAGACGCAGACGGCGCTGCGCGTAGCGACGCTGGCCGCCGGGGATTGCAACGGTTCGGCCTGCTTCGTCGGGCTCGCTTCGGTCGGCGATCCGCGGCTCGTGACCGCAGCGATCGCGTCGGCTCTCAACGTCCAAGAGATTCCCGGCCGGCCGCTGCTCGAGACGCTGCTCGCATACGTACGAAATAAGCCGCTGCTTCTGATTCTCGACAACTGCGAACACCTCGTCGCCGAGGCCGCGAGCGTCGCCGAGACGCTGCTCGCGGGTTCGACGCAGTTGCGGGTCCTCGCCACGAGCCGCGAATCGCTGCGAACGGCGGGAGAGCGCACGTACCGGCTGCCGTCAATGAACGAAGACGAAGCCGTCGCCCTCTTTGCCGATCGCGCTCGCGCCGTCGACCATCATTTCGCGGTCACGGAGCAGAACGAAGAGATCGTCGCCGCGCTCTGCCGGCGGCTCGACGGCATTCCGCTCGCGATCGAACTCGCCGCCGCGCGCGTCAACCTGCTTTCGCTTCAGGCGCTCGCGAAGAAGCTCGACGATAGCCTGCGCCTGCTCACCGGAGGCGAACGCATGGCGCTGCCGCGCCAACAGACGATGCGGGCGACGATCGAGTGGAGTTACGCGCTGCTCGAACCGCAGGAACGTCGCGTCTTCGAGCGGCTCTCGCTCTTCGCGGGCGGGTGTACCGTGGAGATCGCCGCCGCGGTCTGCGGGGACGAAGGAGAGGCGGAGGTGGATGTCTTCTGCGCGCTGTCGTCGCTCGTAGATAAGTCGCTGATCGTCGCGAACCTCGTCGAAGGGCAGCCTCGCTACGCGCTCCTGGAGTCGTTTCGCGAGTACGCGCGCGAGAAATTGAGCGCACGCGACGACGCCGGCGGGGTGGCGCACCGGTACGCGCGGGTCTACCTCGATCTCGCGGAGTGGCTCGAACGCAACTACGAGTTCGAATCCGACGGCGCGTGGCGTACGGTCGCGCGACACGAGCTCGACAATTGGCGCGTCGCGCTGCAGTGGTCGCTGACGGGAGACGGCGACGCCTCGCTCGGGCAGAACCTCGTGGGGGCCCTGCGCGTCGTCTGGCAGTATTTCGCGCCGCTCGAAGGAGCGCGGTGGCTAGC
This genomic window contains:
- a CDS encoding fused MFS/spermidine synthase → MPKTREWHWYVEEFSPAERHHHAVDELLYSGRSDFQQVAVLRSPVFGKMLVLDGDTQSAQADERIYHETLVHPALAGAPGASEVLVIGGGEGATLREALRSPRVKRCTMVDIDGLVVELSKKHLPEWSAGAFDDPRARVIVGDALEFLQSNEDRYGVVISDLTEPLADSPSNPLFNDGVFRLIKSRLAGGGVYVLQASTAAVHNAALHCKMARTLRKHYEHVVSFTTHVPAFDTEWAFLACSDAVDLARLDREAIEAHCAALRGESFFYDAITHERLFALPLFLRRMLAAGGDTF
- a CDS encoding PaaI family thioesterase; translation: MTTDFSHAPRAWEKEKSNFVALLDLKLESVEHGRAVMRMPYRDEVANGTGAVHGGAIVSLCDTVFYVALASIYGRDQETTTVALQCNFLAPARPPHDLVAEAKVLRAGRRIVYGEVYVRSGEKIVAHATLDFLNSYPDEKPKRVSP
- the gcvT gene encoding glycine cleavage system aminomethyltransferase GcvT — protein: MKRTALYDDHVRAGARLVPFGGFEMPVQYSGILKEHDAVRARAGLFDLSHMGQFWLTGDDVASWADGLTINAVATMKPQQARYNIFCNDDGGAHDDTIFYRLDDGWLLVVNASNAGKMWAHLNAYLPNGGVALENRHGTHALVAIQGPRSVEMLQPHADVDLAAMRYYFCARGNVNGSPALIARTGYTGEDGFELFVRNEDAPHLWEALLRDHGEEGLVPCGLGARDVLRLEAGMPLYGHELTEEITPVQAGLTWAIKLDKPHFIGKEALARQSELGEYSRIVGLVMDGRAPAREGYRVLLDGESVGSIRSGSIAPSVGNKSVATALVAPKAATVGTRLEVEIRGTLHGATVAPLPFYKRAK
- the gcvH gene encoding glycine cleavage system protein GcvH, with translation MALPGDLLYSKEHEWAKVEGDVATIGVTDYAQSALGDIVYVELPKVGAQIDQFGNVGVVESVKAVSDLFTPLSGEVVAVNEALEADPAAVNREPYGAGWLLRVRLRDPDETAKLLSPAEYEEIATD
- a CDS encoding helix-turn-helix domain-containing protein, translated to MAKSLVAMENAGGAPSSPAFGMLLRHHRLAAGLSQEALAERARISTNGVSALERGYRRTPQRETLALLASALALTPEELREFEAAAAHSAHAAHEETPALPTALTSFIGRETQVAEIVALARRHRLVTVTGSGGVGKTQTALRVATLAAGDCNGSACFVGLASVGDPRLVTAAIASALNVQEIPGRPLLETLLAYVRNKPLLLILDNCEHLVAEAASVAETLLAGSTQLRVLATSRESLRTAGERTYRLPSMNEDEAVALFADRARAVDHHFAVTEQNEEIVAALCRRLDGIPLAIELAAARVNLLSLQALAKKLDDSLRLLTGGERMALPRQQTMRATIEWSYALLEPQERRVFERLSLFAGGCTVEIAAAVCGDEGEAEVDVFCALSSLVDKSLIVANLVEGQPRYALLESFREYAREKLSARDDAGGVAHRYARVYLDLAEWLERNYEFESDGAWRTVARHELDNWRVALQWSLTGDGDASLGQNLVGALRVVWQYFAPLEGARWLAAALRRVDGATPASVLARLSFAEAIIAWSVRDHNAHLSSSERAIACYRAAGDRLGAARAQNQAGHALIALGRSEEGRPLLREALAVARELGSRRLIAYIVRCLGWDSSANLHDVVAARGYMAEALEIYEAIGAELNVAFTLNDLGECEFSAGNLDLALAYANRAVSMLRKFNDAPLVAHALDSLTLYLISLGRYDEARERALEVLEMARDHHLDVVVAQALQHLAAIAAFRPAASARRQEETSRSVARLLGFVDARFAATGSTRLHNQQQQEYDRSVAAVHAAIGEPAVAIAMTEGATMSEEQAVAVALEKIAPRKEQM